A genomic segment from Candidatus Bathyarchaeota archaeon encodes:
- a CDS encoding NUDIX hydrolase: MHEKLLSSEKVYEGKLINTRKDEIRLKGRLFTREVVEHPGSVAIVPILNDGSIVMIEQYRHPVEEVLLEIPAGTLEIHENDIECAHRELIEETGYKAGNLRKIISCYLAPGYCTELIHIFLATEIKVAKQRLEDDESIRVVTRELPDVKKMIKDGLIKDAKTIIGVTFLDLNKEIQ, translated from the coding sequence ATGCATGAGAAATTATTATCTTCTGAAAAGGTCTACGAAGGCAAGTTGATAAATACTCGTAAAGATGAAATCAGATTAAAAGGTAGACTTTTCACTAGGGAAGTAGTTGAGCATCCAGGGTCTGTTGCCATCGTACCTATACTTAATGACGGATCAATAGTAATGATTGAGCAATATAGGCATCCAGTTGAAGAAGTTCTACTTGAAATTCCTGCTGGAACTTTAGAGATACATGAAAACGATATTGAATGTGCTCATCGAGAATTGATTGAAGAAACTGGATATAAAGCAGGAAATTTGAGAAAAATAATAAGCTGCTATCTAGCGCCAGGATACTGTACTGAATTAATTCATATTTTCTTAGCAACTGAAATTAAGGTTGCAAAACAGAGGTTAGAAGATGATGAATCCATTAGAGTCGTTACCAGAGAATTACCGGATGTAAAAAAGATGATAAAAGATGGCTTAATCAAAGATGCAAAGACAATAATTGGAGTAACCTTCTTAGATTTAAACAAAGAAATACAATAA